The following proteins come from a genomic window of Actinopolymorpha sp. NPDC004070:
- a CDS encoding DUF3090 family protein: MARVVHHHEAPERFVAGTVGQPGQRSFFLQARSADLLTTVSLEKEQVTVLAERVDAMLDEVLRLSGGDAVIPAVAPAELSDDEPLDQPIVEEFRVGTLRLAWDTEQERVVIEAYEVTDEEADPPPPVDEEPDAEGPETLVVRITGAQARAFVARAMAVVSQGRPPCPFCGNPLDPDGHLCPRLNGYRRSA, translated from the coding sequence ATGGCCCGTGTCGTTCACCACCACGAAGCTCCGGAACGCTTCGTCGCTGGCACGGTCGGACAACCCGGCCAGCGCAGCTTCTTCCTGCAGGCCCGCTCGGCGGACCTGCTCACCACCGTCTCGTTGGAAAAGGAACAGGTCACCGTCCTCGCCGAGCGCGTCGACGCGATGCTCGACGAGGTGCTGCGCCTGTCCGGCGGGGACGCCGTGATTCCGGCGGTGGCGCCCGCGGAGCTCTCCGACGACGAACCCCTCGACCAGCCCATCGTGGAGGAGTTCCGGGTCGGCACCCTGCGCCTCGCGTGGGACACCGAGCAGGAACGCGTGGTGATCGAGGCGTACGAAGTCACCGACGAGGAGGCCGACCCGCCTCCGCCGGTGGACGAGGAGCCCGACGCCGAGGGGCCCGAGACGCTGGTCGTCCGGATCACCGGCGCGCAGGCCCGGGCGTTCGTCGCCCGCGCCATGGCCGTGGTGTCCCAGGGGCGCCCGCCCTGCCCGTTCTGCGGCAACCCCCTCGACCCGGACGGGCACCTGTGCCCGCGGCTCAACGGCTACCGACGTTCGGCCTGA
- a CDS encoding SCO1664 family protein — MNTPDDVTPDGAVPEGAAQEIPEDSVDVLELLREGRLNVEGRLVQASNATFYCSIELAGATAAGVYKPVRGERPLWDFPHGSLARREAATYLLSVASGWDLVPPTVLRDGPFGEGMVQLWIDHDPEDGLIDVVPRRQVPPGWLTVLDAYDGDGDEVSLVHADDERLRRLAVFDTVVNNADRKGGHVLLGDDGRLRGVDHGLCFHEDDKLRTVLWGWAGQALPDDYVEVLERLDSDLDARVGEALAMLIEPAEIVALRLRLTGLLAARTFREPGEGWPSVPWPVF, encoded by the coding sequence GTGAACACTCCCGACGACGTGACCCCGGACGGGGCCGTCCCGGAGGGCGCCGCCCAGGAAATCCCCGAGGACTCCGTCGACGTGCTCGAGCTGTTGCGCGAGGGGCGGCTGAACGTCGAGGGCCGGCTGGTGCAGGCGTCGAACGCGACGTTCTACTGCTCGATCGAGCTCGCGGGTGCCACCGCGGCCGGCGTCTACAAGCCGGTCCGCGGTGAACGCCCGCTCTGGGACTTCCCGCACGGCAGCCTGGCCAGGCGGGAGGCGGCGACCTACCTGCTGTCGGTCGCGTCCGGCTGGGACCTCGTGCCGCCGACCGTGCTGCGCGACGGGCCGTTCGGCGAGGGCATGGTCCAGCTGTGGATCGACCACGATCCCGAGGACGGCCTGATCGACGTCGTTCCCCGCCGGCAGGTCCCGCCGGGATGGCTGACCGTGCTGGACGCGTACGACGGCGACGGCGACGAGGTCAGCTTGGTGCACGCCGACGACGAACGGCTGCGCCGGCTCGCGGTCTTCGACACGGTGGTCAACAACGCCGACCGCAAGGGCGGCCACGTCCTCCTCGGAGACGACGGCCGGCTGCGGGGCGTCGACCACGGGCTGTGTTTCCATGAGGACGACAAGCTGCGCACGGTGCTGTGGGGCTGGGCCGGTCAGGCGTTGCCCGACGACTACGTCGAGGTGCTCGAACGCCTCGACAGCGACCTCGACGCCCGCGTCGGCGAGGCGCTGGCGATGCTGATCGAGCCGGCCGAGATCGTGGCGCTGCGCC